In the genome of Quercus robur chromosome 3, dhQueRobu3.1, whole genome shotgun sequence, one region contains:
- the LOC126717824 gene encoding protein NRT1/ PTR FAMILY 8.3-like, giving the protein MGSVEDDRSLIEDGLLQNESGKEYTGDGSVDFHGKPVLKQNTGNWRACPFILGTEGCERLAYYGIATNLVTYLTNKLHEGNVSAATSVTTWQGTCYLTPLIGAVLADAYWGRYWTIAAFSTIYFIGMCTLTLSATVPGLRPSECVGSVCPSATPAQYVVFFLGLYLIALGTGGIKPCVSSFGADQFDDTDPKERVKKGSFFNWFYFSINIGALISSSFLVWIQDNAGWGLGFGIPAVFMGIAIASFFSGTSLYRFQRPGGSPLTRMCQVLVASFHKRDVVVPEDYALLYETQDKNSAIEGSRKLEHTDELKCLDKAAVVSDAESKSEEFSNPWRLCTVTQVEELKILIRMFPIWATGIVFSAVYAQMSTMFVEQGTVMDTSIGSFTIPAASLSSFDVISVIFWVPMYDRVIVPIARKFTGKERGFSELQRMGVGLFISVLCMSAAALVEIKRLQLARELGLVDEDVAVPLSIFWQIPQYVLLGAAEVFTFIGQLEFFYDQSPDAMRSLCSALSLLTTSLGNYLSALILTIVTYLTTQGGSTGWIPDNLNEGHLDYFFWLLAGLSFLNMLVYVVCAKRYKKKKAS; this is encoded by the exons ATGGGTTCGGTCGAGGATGATAGATCGCTCATAGAAGATGGTCTTTTGCAg AATGAAAGTGGCAAGGAGTACACAGGAGATGGCTCAGTTGACTTTCACGGAAAGCCTGTTTTGAAGCAGAATACTGGAAATTGGAGAGCATGCCCCTTCATTTTAG GTACTGAGGGTTGCGAACGTCTTGCCTACTATGGGATTGCCACTAATCTTGTTACTTATCTTACCAACAAACTACATGAAGGAAATGTTTCCGCTGCAACAAGTGTTACTACATGGCAAGGCACTTGCTATCTTACACCCCTCATTGGGGCTGTCTTAGCAGATGCTTATTGGGGAAGATATTGGACAATTGCTGCTTTCTCCACAATTTACTTCATT GGAATGTGTACATTGACACTATCAGCAACTGTTCCTGGATTGAGACCTTCTGAATGTGTGGGTTCTGTATGCCCGTCAGCTACTCCAGCTCAGTACGTAGTCTTCTTCTTAGGGCTCTATCTGATTGCTTTGGGGACTGGTGGGATCAAACCTTGTGTTTCATCATTTGGTGCAGATCAGTTTGATGATACTGATCCTAAGGAAAGGGTAAAGAAGGGATCCTTCTTCAACTGGTTTTATTTTTCCATCAACATTGGTGCTCTTATATCTAGTAGTTTTCTGGTTTGGATTCAAGACAATGCTGGGTGGGGTCTAGGATTTGGCATTCCTGCTGTGTTTATGGGAATTGCCATAGCAAGTTTCTTTTCTGGCACTTCCCTTTATAGATTTCAGAGACCAGGTGGAAGTCCTCTTACACGAATGTGCCAGGTTTTGGTTGCATCATTCCATAAAAGGGATGTGGTGGTCCCTGAAGACTATGCTCTTTTGTATGAAACACAAGACAAAAATTCTGCCATTGAAGGAAGTCGGAAACTGGAGCACACTGATGAATTGAA GTGCCTTGATAAAGCCGCTGTAGTGTCAGATGCTGAGAGCAAAAGTGAGGAATTCTCCAATCCATGGAGGCTTTGCACCGTAACACAGGTGgaagaattgaagattttgATCCGCATGTTTCCAATCTGGGCTACTGGAATTGTCTTTTCTGCTGTTTATGCCCAGATGTCTACAATGTTTGTGGAGCAAGGAACGGTGATGGACACAAGCATTGGTTCTTTCACCATTCCCGCAGCCTCTCTCTCATCCTTTGATGTCATCAGTGTTATTTTTTGGGTCCCCATGTATGATAGGGTAATTGTCCCAATTGCAAGGAAATTTACTGGCAAGGAGCGAGGCTTCTCAGAGCTGCAGCGAATGGGAGTTGGCCTCTTTATTTCTGTCCTCTGCATGTCGGCTGCCGCTTTGGTAGAGATTAAGCGGTTGCAGCTTGCAAGAGAGCTTGGGTTGGTCGATGAAGACGTTGCTGTACCACTCAGTATCTTCTGGCAAATACCACAGTATGTCTTGCTGGGTGCTGCAGAGGTATTTACATTTATAGGGCAGCTTGAGTTCTTCTATGACCAATCTCCAGACGCCATGCGGAGTTTGTGCAGTGCGTTGTCACTTTTGACAACTTCATTGGGGAACTACCTCAGCGCTTTGATTTTGACAATAGTAACTTACCTCACAACACAGGGTGGGAGCACTGGATGGATCCCGGATAATTTGAACGAGGGTCATCTTGATTACTTTTTCTGGCTTTTGGCCGGACTTAGCTTCTTAAATATGTTGGTATATGTTGTCTGTGCTAAGAGgtacaagaagaagaaggctTCTTAA
- the LOC126717823 gene encoding protein NRT1/ PTR FAMILY 8.3-like isoform X1, translating into MASVDEESSVLEDDALLQNDSSGPYTGDGSVNIKGNPVLKNSTGKWKACPFILGGGGCERLAFYGISSNLVTYLESKLREGNVSAARNVTTWQGTCYFIPLIGGVLADAYWGRYRTMAVFFAVYLIGLCTLTLCASIPALQPAACVDSVCPSATAAQYAVFFIGLYLVALGTGGIKPCIWPFGADQFDDTDPREKGKKGSFFNWFYFSNNIGAFLSSSLVVLVQEDIGWGLGYGIPTLVMAIGIVIFFLGTPFYRLQRPGGSPLTRICQVFVASFHKRNLEIPEDSSLLYETKDISSTIKGSRKLEHSNELKCLDKAAVVSDAENKSENFSNSWRLCTVTQVEELKILARMFPIWASGIVFSAVYAQMSSLFVEQGKMMDRTVGSFTVPAASLSSFDLISVIIWVPIYDRIIVPIARKFTGNERGFSELQRMGIGLFISVLCMSAAAVVEIERLQIAKEMGLVDEDVAVPLCIFWQVPQYFLLGAAEVFTFIGQHEFFYEQAPDAMRSLCSALSLLTNSLGNYLSSLILTIVTYITTEGGSAGWIPDNLNEGHLDYFFWLLAGLSLLNLLVYIFFARKYKQKKAS; encoded by the exons atGGCTTCTGTGGACGAAGAGAGTTCTGTGTTGGAAGATGATGCTCTTCTACAG AATGACAGTAGTGGACCGTACACTGGAGATGGCTCAGTTAACATTAAAGGGAATCCTGTTCTGAAGAATAGTACTGGAAAGTGGAAAGCATGCCCCTTCATTCTCG GTGGTGGAGGTTGTGAACGTTTGGCCTTCTATGGGATTTCCTCTAATCTTGTTACTTATCTTGAAAGCAAACTACGTGAAGGAAATGTCTCTGCTGCAAGAAATGTTACCACATGGCAAGGCACTTGTTATTTTATACCCCTAATTGGAGGTGTCTTAGCCGATGCTTACTGGGGAAGATATCGGACAATGGCAGTTTTCTTTGCAGTTTACCTTATT GGGCTGTGTACTTTGACTCTATGCGCATCAATTCCTGCATTACAGCCTGCTGCATGTGTGGATTCAGTATGCCCTTCAGCTACTGCAGCTCAGTATGCTGTATTCTTCATTGGACTCTATTTGGTTGCACTAGGGACTGGTGGGATCAAACCGTGCATTTGGCCCTTTGGTGCAGATCAGTTTGATGATACTGATCCtagggaaaaaggaaagaaaggatcCTTCTTCAACTGGTTTTACTTTTCGAACAACATTGGTGCTTTTCTATCAAGTAGTTTAGTGGTGTTGGTTCAAGAAGATATTGGGTGGGGTCTTGGATATGGCATTCCTACATTGGTTATGGCCATTGGTATTGTAATCTTCTTTTTAGGCACTCCCTTCTATAGATTACAGAGACCAGGGGGAAGCCCTCTTACAAGAATTTGCCAGGTTTTTGTTGCATCATTTCATAAGCGGAATTTGGAGATCCCAGAGGATAGTAGTCTCCTTTATGAAACAAAAGATATAAGCTCCACCATTAAAGGAAGTCGGAAACTGGAGCACAGCAATGAGCTGAA GTGCCTTGATAAAGCTGCTGTGGTCTCAGATGCTGAGAACAAAAGTGAAAACTTCTCCAATTCATGGCGGCTTTGCACTGTGACACAGGTGGAGGAATTGAAGATTTTGGCCCGCATGTTTCCAATCTGGGCATCTGGAATTGTATTTTCTGCTGTTTATGCTCAAATGTCATCATTGTTTGTGGAACAAGGGAAAATGATGGACAGAACTGTAGGTTCTTTCACTGTTCCTGCAGCCTCTCTCTCAAGTTTTGACCTCATCAGTGTTATTATTTGGGTCCCTATCTATGACAGGATAATTGTCCCAATTGCAAGGAAATTTACAGGCAATGAGAGGGGCTTCTCAGAGTTGCAAAGGATGGGAATCGGCCTCTTTATATCAGTCCTTTGCATGTCAGCAGCTGCTGTGGTAGAGATTGAGCGATTGCAGATTGCAAAAGAGATGGGTTTAGTTGATGAAGATGTTGCTGTACCACTATGCATATTCTGGCAAGTTCCTCAATACTTTTTGCTGGGTGCTGCAGAGGTATTTACATTCATTGGACAGCATGAGTTCTTCTATGAGCAAGCACCAGATGCCATGCGTAGTTTATGCAGTGCATTATCACTTCTCACAAATTCACTGGGGAATTACTTGAGCTCTTTGATTCTAACCATTGTAACTTACATCACAACAGAAGGTGGGAGTGCTGGATGGATTCCAGATAACTTGAATGAGGGCCATCTTGACTATTTCTTCTGGCTTTTGGCTGGTCTCAGCTTATTAAATCTGttggtttatattttttttgccaGAAAGTACAAACAGAAGAAGGCTTCTTAA
- the LOC126717823 gene encoding protein NRT1/ PTR FAMILY 8.3-like isoform X2 translates to MDGTLSCISIQLRISSLPNDSSGPYTGDGSVNIKGNPVLKNSTGKWKACPFILGGGGCERLAFYGISSNLVTYLESKLREGNVSAARNVTTWQGTCYFIPLIGGVLADAYWGRYRTMAVFFAVYLIGLCTLTLCASIPALQPAACVDSVCPSATAAQYAVFFIGLYLVALGTGGIKPCIWPFGADQFDDTDPREKGKKGSFFNWFYFSNNIGAFLSSSLVVLVQEDIGWGLGYGIPTLVMAIGIVIFFLGTPFYRLQRPGGSPLTRICQVFVASFHKRNLEIPEDSSLLYETKDISSTIKGSRKLEHSNELKCLDKAAVVSDAENKSENFSNSWRLCTVTQVEELKILARMFPIWASGIVFSAVYAQMSSLFVEQGKMMDRTVGSFTVPAASLSSFDLISVIIWVPIYDRIIVPIARKFTGNERGFSELQRMGIGLFISVLCMSAAAVVEIERLQIAKEMGLVDEDVAVPLCIFWQVPQYFLLGAAEVFTFIGQHEFFYEQAPDAMRSLCSALSLLTNSLGNYLSSLILTIVTYITTEGGSAGWIPDNLNEGHLDYFFWLLAGLSLLNLLVYIFFARKYKQKKAS, encoded by the exons ATGGATGGCACCTTGTCCTGTATTTCCATCCAATTGCGAATCAGCAGTCTACCA AATGACAGTAGTGGACCGTACACTGGAGATGGCTCAGTTAACATTAAAGGGAATCCTGTTCTGAAGAATAGTACTGGAAAGTGGAAAGCATGCCCCTTCATTCTCG GTGGTGGAGGTTGTGAACGTTTGGCCTTCTATGGGATTTCCTCTAATCTTGTTACTTATCTTGAAAGCAAACTACGTGAAGGAAATGTCTCTGCTGCAAGAAATGTTACCACATGGCAAGGCACTTGTTATTTTATACCCCTAATTGGAGGTGTCTTAGCCGATGCTTACTGGGGAAGATATCGGACAATGGCAGTTTTCTTTGCAGTTTACCTTATT GGGCTGTGTACTTTGACTCTATGCGCATCAATTCCTGCATTACAGCCTGCTGCATGTGTGGATTCAGTATGCCCTTCAGCTACTGCAGCTCAGTATGCTGTATTCTTCATTGGACTCTATTTGGTTGCACTAGGGACTGGTGGGATCAAACCGTGCATTTGGCCCTTTGGTGCAGATCAGTTTGATGATACTGATCCtagggaaaaaggaaagaaaggatcCTTCTTCAACTGGTTTTACTTTTCGAACAACATTGGTGCTTTTCTATCAAGTAGTTTAGTGGTGTTGGTTCAAGAAGATATTGGGTGGGGTCTTGGATATGGCATTCCTACATTGGTTATGGCCATTGGTATTGTAATCTTCTTTTTAGGCACTCCCTTCTATAGATTACAGAGACCAGGGGGAAGCCCTCTTACAAGAATTTGCCAGGTTTTTGTTGCATCATTTCATAAGCGGAATTTGGAGATCCCAGAGGATAGTAGTCTCCTTTATGAAACAAAAGATATAAGCTCCACCATTAAAGGAAGTCGGAAACTGGAGCACAGCAATGAGCTGAA GTGCCTTGATAAAGCTGCTGTGGTCTCAGATGCTGAGAACAAAAGTGAAAACTTCTCCAATTCATGGCGGCTTTGCACTGTGACACAGGTGGAGGAATTGAAGATTTTGGCCCGCATGTTTCCAATCTGGGCATCTGGAATTGTATTTTCTGCTGTTTATGCTCAAATGTCATCATTGTTTGTGGAACAAGGGAAAATGATGGACAGAACTGTAGGTTCTTTCACTGTTCCTGCAGCCTCTCTCTCAAGTTTTGACCTCATCAGTGTTATTATTTGGGTCCCTATCTATGACAGGATAATTGTCCCAATTGCAAGGAAATTTACAGGCAATGAGAGGGGCTTCTCAGAGTTGCAAAGGATGGGAATCGGCCTCTTTATATCAGTCCTTTGCATGTCAGCAGCTGCTGTGGTAGAGATTGAGCGATTGCAGATTGCAAAAGAGATGGGTTTAGTTGATGAAGATGTTGCTGTACCACTATGCATATTCTGGCAAGTTCCTCAATACTTTTTGCTGGGTGCTGCAGAGGTATTTACATTCATTGGACAGCATGAGTTCTTCTATGAGCAAGCACCAGATGCCATGCGTAGTTTATGCAGTGCATTATCACTTCTCACAAATTCACTGGGGAATTACTTGAGCTCTTTGATTCTAACCATTGTAACTTACATCACAACAGAAGGTGGGAGTGCTGGATGGATTCCAGATAACTTGAATGAGGGCCATCTTGACTATTTCTTCTGGCTTTTGGCTGGTCTCAGCTTATTAAATCTGttggtttatattttttttgccaGAAAGTACAAACAGAAGAAGGCTTCTTAA